The genomic region AAATTAATTGATTCTCGATTTTCGAAAGCTTGGCAAAATAGTTATCCAGCATAATCCGGGAAACTACACTATTGATAATTATTTATTAATAGTGTAGTTTCCCGGACTCTCTAATTTGAATATGGGTAGAAGGTAGCCAAAAGGTTTTATTACTAAGATGGCGAGTTCAAGTTCAGAAAACGACACTTTAAATGACAGTAAGTTTAGTGTCGCTTTTCTAGTTTGAACTCGCCATCTTCATCCCGACCATAATTTCTCTGGACAAAATCATGAAACACGCATTTCAACTTAAGACACTCGTCTTTGCGGTTCTGTTCGTGCTCGGCACGCTCAGTTTTGCTCAAGACACCACAACAATGAGATACAAGCAGTGGCAGGAGTCTCAACGACGTTTCTCGACTGCTGAGTCCCCAACATCCACTCAAAGGCACAATGTCCTGACGTCGAGTCAGGTTGAAGCCACTTCGATGACCTGGAGGGAGTATCGGGTTCTGCGCGCCAGCTCGAACACGACTAATCATCAAACAGGCCACAAAGAAGCTCCGACAGAAGCTAACACTACTGCGGGGTTCTTAGATACAGGCCCTACTTACGCCAGCATCGAACCTCCACAAGTTTTCGCCCGACAAGATCCGCCAAAGGAACCTTTGAAGGCCAGCGACTTTGTTAGAGAGGGAGTCATGCCACGGTCACAACGCAGTCGCCTGGAGCTAACTGCGGGACCAAAGGCCAGCACGGCCGTTATCGTCAAGGAACTCGGAGCAAATACTGCTCTTAAAGTTGCGGTAGCGAACTTCCGCGACACAGAACAGTCAGCACGTGAGCGTTCATTCACTTCTGCGCTTATTGATATGCGCTTCGGAGAGGAAGAACGTGGAGCGGCCTTTACTGCTGGAATTGGATCGCAAGACGGGTTGACATATGCACTTGGTTCGGCAAGGGCCTACTGGTTAGAGTCGCTTGGTAGAGATCTGTCGATTCAAGCTGAAACTGGCCTCTATTACTTGCCTTATCGAAGTTATTTTTTCCCATCTGGTGACGATCCGCGACTAACGCAAGATTGGTATCTTCCCAAAGGTGCCAAACCTGAACTTAGCGCCGCAACTCAACTTAGTGTAAAACACAGCTCTAGAATCAATGCCGGAGCAACTCTCGTAAGTGAGTTTAATCCAACTAAACACATTCTTGAGCGTGCTTACCTGAGCTACGACCCTCATCTTGTTTTACTTGCCGATCCAGGTACGGAACGTACAGGTCGATTCAAAGCTAGAGAAATTTGGCTAAATCCCTCGTTTGGTATCTCGACTATAGCAAGTGAAGCATTCCCGACAACTGGAACGTCTCGCGATCAACTAACTGGACTTGAGGCTGGAATGGGTGCCCACCTGATTTGGGGACCACTTCTGGCAGATCTTGATGTTCAAGTTTTCTCACCATTTGATCGCAAGATAAATCCACAACTGTCCCTTGGTGGGAAAATCAGTTACCGCATCAACGATAAAACAACTGCTGTTGTTGGGTATCAGCAAGGTAGTGGACAATTTCTTAACTGGAAAGATTCTAGTAGCGTAGCATTCCCGTTTCACTCCGGAAGTGGCACTTGGTATGCGGGCATTAGAATCAAACTCTGACAGGAAATGACAATGAAGATAGGAAACTTTCTCGGACTGCTCTGCGCAGCCATTTTCGTAGTTCTCGTCTCCACTCTGAGCGCTCAAGCACAACTGGGTGGAACCTCGACCAATAAAGCGACTGCTAATCCAGCACTTAATGTCGCCTTACAAAATGCAGACGGAGGCAAGACAAGCCTTGCGGATCTAGTTCGTAAAGGGCAAAAACCGCTTGTTGTTTTCGCAGTGGAAGTCGACTGCCAAGGCATGCCGGTGTTAAAACCATATCTTAACGAGCTGATCGAGCGGGTGAAAAGTCAGGCTGAAGTAGTCTTCATTTACACTTGTAAACCAACCTGCGCTCGAGAATTTCGAAAGACAGTTGGGATCAAAGGAGGTACCTGGCTTAGCGATACAAAGCTCCAGGTTCTTCAAGGATACGGTCGTCAAGAGAAAGATCGCCTGCCGCTGACCCTATCTGGGCAGTGCTTAGTCATAACTTCGGGTCTTACAGTCAGGCCAGTTGTTTTTCCTAAGCCTCCTAGTGGCGTTAGGAATTTTCAGCCCTATGCAGGAGTCGATCAGTTGATTGGCGCAAAAGGCCCGTGTGCTGCAAAAGTGACTGTTCCAGCTGGGCAGAAGCTGACGTACTGCCTAGTCGGTGAAAGCCCTCACGATCACTAAGATCTGAACATCTGGCGGGGTGACAATTCATCGTTTTAAATCGATTCGATGGCTATCTTCTTCCCGCCTTTTGTTCATTTCTCAAGTCGAGAAGCTCTCAGATAAATATTGATCTTGGCATCGAGCCACTTTGGCGCGTTCAAAAATATTCTGAATCACGCGCAACGAATAGATAAATCTGGACGATAATATAACTAACGGTGTATTTTCATCACATCAAGAAGGCTCGAACCCCGTGCCTAAAATTAAGTATGAGCTTGCCTTGACGAATCAGAAAGTATGCAGCACTACGAGCAGACGCCGCTACTTAATTAATCGCAAATGCTGGCCTTTATTTTTCTTCGGATCAGTCTCGCTTGGTTCAGTTTTCTCTGATGTTGTCGCTGCTTCAGGAAATTGAGTTTCGTCAGGACGTCGTTCTTTGATTTTCTTGCCAAAGAAAAGCTTTTTCATCATCA from bacterium harbors:
- a CDS encoding redoxin domain-containing protein — its product is MKIGNFLGLLCAAIFVVLVSTLSAQAQLGGTSTNKATANPALNVALQNADGGKTSLADLVRKGQKPLVVFAVEVDCQGMPVLKPYLNELIERVKSQAEVVFIYTCKPTCAREFRKTVGIKGGTWLSDTKLQVLQGYGRQEKDRLPLTLSGQCLVITSGLTVRPVVFPKPPSGVRNFQPYAGVDQLIGAKGPCAAKVTVPAGQKLTYCLVGESPHDH